Genomic window (Musa acuminata AAA Group cultivar baxijiao chromosome BXJ1-9, Cavendish_Baxijiao_AAA, whole genome shotgun sequence):
TGCACCATTATGGTAGAAGAAACTAAAAGTAAATGACTACTTCTGATGATTCCATCTCAGACTCATCACTGGAGAGATCATTCAGATTTGGTTTTGTCGATGTTGTAGTAGGAGGcggtggaggtggtggaggagcagCAGCAGGAACTGGGGGTGGTAAGGGTGGAGTAGGCAATGCCATGCGAAATGGAGCTGGAATATTCATTTTGTTCATCAAATGCAAAACCTGGAAAAAGAATTATGGTGATAGAATCTATAATTTGATAAATCTGTCAATTTCTGTAAATTCTAATCAATATGTGGTGGAAAAATTGAAAATGTCAGAGACCATTCCAACCTGAATATAAAAACGAGGAACAGCAATAAGGGCGTTGACCATATTGGTCAATATATTCCCGTCAGGTGGTGGATATGCATACCTACAAAACAGACACACAATTGATAAACAGGTTTTAAAGAGGAAAACATGTTATATCCAGAGAAAACTGGAAAATTTTATATTGTTGCAGTGTCAAGAATATTGTGGGTTTATTTTAAATTACTAAACCATATGATGAGCTAGATGCTACTATCTAACATACATAGTTGCATTTGTAATGACTGCTAAAAGAATACAACAAAAGACCTAATGGTTTTAAATTCTTGTAGAAATGATGATACAGGAAGAAACATGAGAAAGTCATTATATTTCATAAACAATATGCCCTAACAAAAACTCAACCACAGCAAGGGACATCATAGTATGTCATTCAATCATGAATCATATAGGAAAAGTCATGATCAAAGCAATGGCTGGAACTTGAGATATAAATCTAGCAAGAGCAATCATGTGCAGGACAAAAGAGCATTCAAGGAAAACTCAAGCGAGGCCACCAATGTCAGCGAGCCAAATCGTGGATGGATAAGGAAATGTCAATCTCAACATAAGATATTTATCTTAGGTAACCTACTTCCACATTACCTCCCACTTTCTTACCTTTTCAATTTAACCCTCCCAATCTAAAACTCAATGATATTCAACACTAACTTTTAGATTATGAAATTAAACAAAAAAACACATTAAGCAACTAATGAGTTGCATAGGACAACAGACTTTTAATCGTGAACATCATACTCGAGATTTGGTGGAAAAGGATAATCCACACCCAGCCTAGGAGCAATCGGTTCACCAGTAGATGAGTTCTTTTGTGTTACCAAAGATTCATTTAGATGGGATGTTTTTGTAGATGCTGAATCCTTTGCTGACTGACATTCATTTTGTTGATCGGCATTCTTCAAATTAGCCCTGCCTGCTCTCTCGACTGTTAAGACTTTTCCAAGGAATCTCAACCTGAAAAAGTCCACCAAACAACAATAGGAGAGACAGAGCAATCAAAAAGGAAAAGTTAGATAGGTAGAAGAAAAACATGAGTTTGATTTTAGAAAAATGAAGCAGAAAGCAGAAGCGCTACTTCTTCAAGGCCCAAAATGTCAAAAAGAAATAAGATTAACAAGGATCACCAACAACAAATTAGTTAAGAGGATCTACCTGTTCAATTGTGATTGTGCTTGAGCAGCCAGTGCTTCGTCCTTGAAATCCACAAAAGCGCAATTCCTTAGCCTACAAACAGAAAAAGTTTAAAAGGAACTTCACCAAAGGAAAAGGAACGTGTGGTAAAGCGGATACACTTAATAGGACTTATATTTTCGAATGAGCAGTTATGCTAACTAATGTAAAGAATAAAAATAGGTCAGTTTCAGTAAGAAGGCATATTAACTGCATTCAAGTCAAAATAGTCTGCAGcttttgagaaaaaataataaagaatcaTTTATCAACTATTTTAACGAGACAAAGgagcaaaatttttttttctttggtcgACCACAAAAGTTGGCTCATTTGGTGAATGAAAGAGCTCTCAATTCAAGAAGTCCTTGCATTGTCTCAGGAGTCCGCAAGTAATTGTGCTCAACCAGTTTTACTTCCATCATAAATGAAAAGATCCCTCTAATTCCAGCCTCTTGTATCCTTTCTGATTAACAGTCTCTTGCTTTATCATTGGTTCCATATACAATATACAAGCATAAACTTTGGAAATATATAAATCCAATATCCCTTTCTTATAGAAAAAGTTATGAAGCAGATTCCCATTATTTGGAAACATCAATTTGTTTgaaaacagtgatttaaaaagcgctaggcgccaaaaggcaccaaggtccaaaaacgcccgaggcgctaggcgctcacccgagcgaaacgaggcgctaaaatataaaaatatataatataattaataaatataattatttaaaattttaaataaaaatatgctattaaattaagaaaatctaagggaAAGGGagtgggaggcgtgagcagcgggaaggctcgcgggagtcgcgagcagcgggaaggctcgcgggagggctcgcgggaggcgcgagcagcgagagggctcgcgggagtcgcgagcagtgagaaggctcgcgggagggctcgcgggacgcgggagggctcgcgggaggcgcgagcagcgggagggctcgcgggagtcgcgagcagcgggaaggctcgcgggaggcgcaagcaacgacagcgacagcgacgagcagcggctgcgggagcaggagcgacgagcagcggctgcgggagcaggagcgacgagcagcgagatcgggagcggcagcggtagcgggttagggttgggtacttggataagggttatatcggtttagttggttcgattgaaccaactaacaaccgaaccaggaccgaaccagacctaaaatcctggttcggtcacttggtttacccaggcgctcgcccgaagcgcccagcgcctgggctcgggcgagcgcccaggtggcgcctgtttgaagcgcgccgcctgggacattagcgaggcgctcgggcctcgcctcgcctcgcccgagcgcctctttcaatcactgttTGAAAATATTAATTAGATAGGAGTCAAGATATTTTCTGGTAAAATCAGATAAAGATAAATAATGTTTTAGAAGCACCACCAAGTGGTTGAGCAGATAGAGATATTCTAAAGTTGGTACATCACCTTGCAAGAAAACTGCAGCCAACTACGTTTTTCAAGACAACCTGTCTTCATCAGCCACTTCCATGAACATAAATTGGTAGAAGGCCGACAATTTACTTGATAATTTTAAATATCACAAACAAGAACAATATTTTTAAAGATCTTATCCGGTAATCTAATATACTGCTGCTGAGTGGCAGAAACACAGTAAATgacattcaaaaagaaaaaaagaattagatGACCTCTTTGACGAAAAAATTTGGAGACAATAATGAAACAGAACCCAGTTGTGTTTAATTAGGAGACTGAAAAAGGGGAATCCATGGACGATTTTCTAATACCTGGTTCACTTGGTAactccctaaaacaaaataattgcAATCATATTATGTCTCAGTTCATAACAGTTGCCTCATGTAAGAATATTGTGCCCCTCTCATGTAAAACAAATTATGGATTGTAACTTCACGCATATGTACCATTAAAATTCTTACATTATCTGTAGCACTGATAACCTGGATTGTAGCTTCACGCATATGTACCATTAAAATTCTTACATTATCTGTAGCACTGATAACCATTAAGTTTAAAACATTGATCATTGAAGATTTGATTACCACGGGTATAGACATATCCAGCATCAAATGATTTGAATCGTTCCTAAACTAGCAATTCAACAACCACAGTCATGGACATATGCAAGTCCAGCACCAAATCATTCCAAACTAGCAATCCTCTCTCATGTTCCAAACAGCACCAAAGTCATACTATTCTTGCTCCAGCTGTATTTCTGTTTGTTGTCCTGTCACTTCTCAAGTCACCAAAATATTATCCAACAAACATGTAGGATAGATAATCACTGAATCTCCTATGTATAGGTCTTATCCTGTGTCCTTCTACTGGCACAGGCTTGTACAAATTCACAGGTGAGAATGATCATTCCCTATCAGTAGTAACAAAAGAATATGCAAACAGGACAGACATGTAACTAGACATTCTGAGTCCGAGGACAGGTTGGAACTCAAGGTTTCAAACTTTAGAAATTGCAATATtagttaatttttttcttattaataCTATTATATAGGTCACAACAGTTTGGTATTTAAAGTTGGTCTCAGTCTACTGCAAAAGTAGCTAAACAAAAATTGTATTTAATTATTTTCCTGACATTTAAATTCATAAACACCCTTCACACAAGTCGAAATTATCTTCCCTACCTACGAATAGCTTGAGTTAAAAATGCCCATTACAAATAGATGCAATTGGTGCATCAATCActagatgaagagagagagagagagagagagaggcattaaCTAGTATACTCTTGTATAAGCCTATTACCGTTTAGAATCCCAGCTTCTCAAAAGTGATTACTATGTTCCTCATTGTTCCACCATTCACCTCCCGGCACACTAAGTTCCATAATATATGCTCTCTTATGCAGATTCTAAATGAAAAATAATGTGTAAGGATCATTCCTTTTTGGAAGACAATACTGATTCCATTCCCAATATGAAATCATATAAGCTTATTGCTCTCCTTGATCCGTGCACAACCTGTCATCCTTAATATCTTTGAAATGACTAGTAAACCTAAACACAAATTTTTGACTAATTTTATTAAGAAAATTTACCACGAAACTGGCAGGAGATGAGCAGAAGTCCACATATAGAAATACTGCTTCTTTATAGAAACACAAACCTATTGCTTCCTAGAAGCAAACAAACAAACTAATTCCGTTATCTTTTGAGAGTTTCCTATTTCAGATCATCAACGACCAAATAGACAAGAGTCAGGAACAACCCACAGATGTCTATTATCAAGAACACAACATACGAACCCAAAAGTCCATCAAGTCATAATCTCAGACGAGAAATCAGACATTATGGGCTTTTGATTTTCCCAGATCAACATCACACGTAAGGGATCAAAGACACGGAGTAAACGAGGGGAACCTCGGCAGATATGACCTCCCACAAGCGCATGGGGCCGACGGAGGAAGCGCCGTAGTGAGAAAAGAGGGGAGAGAGCACGTCGTGAGGTATCTGGTCCGGCAGATGCCGGACCAGAAGGGTCGCCGCCGCCACCCCAGTGGCCCTCGGCTGCGGGATATAAACTAATTccgttctcttttgagaagttccTCTTTCAGATCATCTAAGACCAAATCGACGAGCGTCAAGAACAGCCCACAGATGTCTATTATCAAGAACACAACAAACGAACCCAAAAGTCCTCAAAATGACAAGCTCAGCCGAGAAATCAGACATTATGAGCTTCGGATTTTCCCAGATCAACATCACACGTAAAGGACCAAAGATACGGAGGAAACGAGGGGAACCGGGGCAGAAATTACCTCCCACCAGCGCAAGGGCGGACGGAGGAAGCGCCGTAGTGAGAAAAGAGGCGAGAAAGCACGTCATAAGGCATCGCTTCCGGTAGATGCCGGACCAGAAGGGTCGCAGCCGCCGCGACCCCAGCACCACCCGAGGAGCCCTCGGCTGCGGGCACCGAGttcggcggcggaggcggcgccATCCGTGGTTCATgaggcggcggtggcggaggggtAGGATGGAAGGTTCTCGACATTCGCCCGACGAATGGCTCCGCTTCTAATTCTTCGTCTTCTAGGGCTTCAACTTCAACCACAGCCGGGACAAGAGAGGCGGAGGTGAAGTCAACAGGGCGGTGTCTGGACTCCGGGTGAGAGGGATGCATTGCACGTGATTTATCGTGGGTAGTAAAAGTAGAGAATCAGCCAATGTCCATCAATTAATGGGCCGAAGTCCAAATTGCTCCATCTCGGTCCGCTAAGGCCCACATTGACCGGCCCTGTATCTGGTTTGACCATTGTAAGATACTTGATGTTGAATCCATGGGATCTGATTAAGATAATTCATTAACATCCTGAAAATAATCAATATGATTCTCAAGcacacatataaataaatatacatatatatatatatatatatatatatatatatatatatgctagttAGAAAAATTATATGACTAATTCAGGTCGCATCAGACAACATAAatgatattttgtatataatcCAGTGGGATGAGAATGAATTGGATGGGGGCAAATTAGGTGAGTTTTTCTTCCTAATTTGTTGAATGATAAATCATAATGTACCAACTATTTGAAGTCGATTATATGGATAAagctatataaaataatatttcaagttaaacaaaaaaaaattaatgtttcAAGCATAGTCAATGCAAGTCGACCTTTTTTAACTGTTTCATTGTTTCCAGTAACGATAGGTGAGTGAGATACTGCTCAAatctttgttctttcttatactgTTCTTGCGATCTAACCAAAATCCAAAGTAGATGTGCATTAATTGGCTACAACTGCATGCCTAACTTAATTTCTAATCATCAAGTCATCTCCATGTCAACCCTACAAAATTGCTACCCCGAACAAATCAACTTCCACTTGACATGACCATGATATGATAGTCCACCGCTGAAAACTAGTCCCACCTTACCAAGAACTAATGAATGGTTGGCCAACACAAAGGTGTCCCTCTCACAGCCACTCTGTCACCGTTCTATGCATTCTCCCATAGAATGGAGTTGTTGGGCAAACATGCAAGCACAGGGAAAAGCAATTTTTTGCTTGCTTCCACACCATCGGAGACTGAGCAGAAAGACCAACACAAAGGTTTTTTATCGTTTGATTGTATCAGATCTACTTATAAATCATCAATTATTTTAAGTATTGTTCGATAAATTTTCATACGATGTCAAAGTAGTGTTTTCCTAGCAGAATTCAACACTATTATCAGCATCAATAACATCAAGGACCGATTGTTATATGTCTCATCTGCAAATGGCTACTACCTGAGTCAATTCATCTTTAGCAAATCGTGCATCTGGGGAAGCCAAACTCCATGGCTGAAAGCTTCCTTGGATGCTCTTGGGATGCCCAAGACTGATGCGTTGTCATGCTCGCTGCACTCTCCAAGGGGACAGCCTATCAGGGACTTCACTGAGCTCATCAGACAACagcttggagagagagagagagagagagagagagagagaggtcgtaATAGCTTCCATCAATCACATTATTGTGATGGCATTTGTTCCCTCATTAGGAGAATCGTAGCTTTCTGTGGACCAAACAATGACAAGAATGTCAACCATACCCTTCCTTATCCTTGATTTCCTTCTGACAATAAGTGATATTATTTTCGATATCACAATCGAGTATTCCCAATATGAAGCAATTCATATGCAAATTGACTTCAAGATTCCTGAGATACAATTGTACTAAAGAACAAGTTGACACCCATATGTCACTGTCTCTGGGATATGGACGTCAATCTCATGGATTTAGTGTTCCTTACCGTGCTCAATTTTCTGATAATTATCCAAAATAATACAAGATGATttgaaaaaataaatcataaaattcaTGAATAATTGAGTTATTCTTGGTCAATTATGTTATATGATAGACTTGACTATTGTAAAAGACACAGAATAGTATGCTGAGGCAATGACTCATTATTAGCCCAAATAATTATTACAATAATACAAAATTCAGAATCTTTTATATTGATGAACAACCAATAGCAGAACATATGATGAACAATAATAGGCTTTTATGTGATATCAATCAATACAATGCATCCGTCATGCTCTTGAACTGTTATTTCaaagaataattaaaattattaaactAATCTCTatgatactctctctctctctctctctctctctctctctctctctctaaagctaTCAATTATACTTTATCTCTTCTGGACTCCACCTGATTAGACTCATTAACACATTTATTTTGGAGTCTTTCGGAGACATAACCTCCAAATGTGATGTCAACTTCTCAAGGTTCCAAATCAATCAATTGTTTCCTTTCAAACCCTATGGAAGGAGTGTTATGGGTGTGTGAAAAGAATGAAACTTGTCAAGAATCCAATGTGACAAGCCCATCATGAAAAGACTTTGGTTCAAGCAGGCAATTTCATGGCATCTCCCATTCCTTTCTTGTATGAAATCAaggtgaagaaggaagaggagagtaAAGGCCTACGACGCTTTCAACTTTCTAAGGTGATCAGTCTCCATCATGTGGACGATGGAGAGTTACTTCCATCAGCCATTTTAATGGGAGTAGGCTAGGAGATGTGGAAGAACCCTAAGTTTTACTTGGTCCCCTACCCTATTATTAGTACACATCAACGCATCAGTAGGAAGCATGCTAAGACTGTTTCATGATCAcatatgataatattttaatgGGAGAAAAGAGGTCATTTTGATTAAGAAATGTGAGATTATTTTCGGAACTTGAAACTTTGTCACTTGGgttgcaaacaaaaaaaaaagcttaaTAAAAATGGATAGAATCTTAAGCCAACATTAGGATGAATTATTGCATTAATTCACTAATTTGAAATATTTACACAATTAAGTCTAATAATCTCATTCATCCCCAGAATTTACtgcaagaaaaaagaaagaaattgctTTGAACCTCTAAAAGTATTATCCATGCAGTTGCATGGAAAAAGCAAAGATTATAAAATCATAGTTCATGTCTCATATAATGACTTCATTAAAATTTAAGATGGTATAAAAGTATAAATAAGGCAGCCCTGACCAATTCGAGTTTCAGCTCAACTTTTAGATGTAATGATATTGATCATGACCTAAGTGTGCTTTCAAACTCCTTTTTTCATTAAGTCTTTTTTGAATCTCCAATTGAGTATTGGATGCCTGTAAATTCTTCTCAAAAATAATGAAGAGAAGATGCCAGTTCATGTTCTTCTTGCTCAGTATCAAacccaaattattcttcacttggcttcattttgTCCATTCATTGTGATCCATCCACACAGGGCAATtctttgattcccattgcaccaCCATCCTGCTGCTACACATCATTGAATACATGTGTGAATTGTTATTATACTTTATGGAGTCTTCATAATAATTCTTGGAGGAAGTCATCTGAACTTTGAGTTCCTTCTCTACTCGCCACTTCGAAAACTGCATCATTTAAATATGCAGAAGAAGCCAATTAACTTTAAGTCGTACAGATTTGAGGGAATCTGAGGCTTAGCCTCATCTTCAATCCAACAAGATAAAGAAATAGAAGCCATCTGATGAACAAACTTAAACCATCTGAGCTATATGACTCGAGTTAAGTCATACAATAGGTAAGATTGCAGCTTCACTTACTCAGTTTGGCCACAGTTAATAGCTAATGAGGCAATTTGACTTATTCTTACACATAAAAGAGACAACTAACCCATCCATGAACCAGAGGTGATGTTAGAAAAACATTCATGTGTGAAATAAAGATTAAGaaagaaatcagaatataagtcagATGATATCTACATTGAACTTGACCCACCCACaagttaataatttatatattttggcCTCCATCAATGTCAAATCTCATATATTTGGCCTTTGTTAGTTCAACTCAAGCacaataaattaaaatatcaacAGGTCACTAACTTTTCCCAGAGTATCCACAATAACACACATCCATTGAaaatagtgtgtgtgtgtgtgtgtgagagagagagagagagagagaggggatagGTAGGTTTGGAATGAAACCCTCCAAGCACCAAACCTTCCCAACTCGGAGAGGTAAGAGAGTGATAATATCATGTGATGGTGATGTGTCAATGAAACAATATACCCCAATTAATGCTACTTTAATCTGAAGGTGGAGGGTCCATCTGCATCAGGACAAGGTGATAACACATCATCCAAGGCTTGCCATTGGATTAAAATAATCAAAGGTTAAAAATTAGTGAGGAGATGATTATATCTTGTCAGTGAAGCGTCTCATGATGGGGTCTATCCTCATCTAATATAAAAAGATAGAATCTATCTTTTGGCCCCATTCAATCTACATCATCACAACATCACCTTTGCTATGGAGAAAAGTCTTTCCACCTTTCTCTCTTCCTCGtatctaatggtctttcttcattAAATATGTCCTCTCTATACATTCTAACATATAAGTTGCAATTTAGATCCCTTTTCAGTAGTATTCCATTTTGaactattatttatgatataagtCACTCAATGCACCTCATATTTAGTGGTCTTTCTTTATTGAATTCTTCCTTGTGTATGTAACATTTTGATCTTATTAATCCTGCATCAGGTGTATATTAGGCATTATTTAACATATGAGTTATCCATCTCATGAGAATCTGATCCCTTCCATTGGTGGAAGGAAAGGTGGGACCCATGATGAGAAGCTTGGTTAGAAGAATATTTGTATCACTTCTAAttcaaagaaagaaacaaagagtACATTGGTTAGTGGAGATACTACTTACCTATCAGATATAACAATCGAATAAAGATGGCATGAACTAGAAAATTGTGTTCTGTGCTATCAATTCATCGCCAAGAGGAGAAAGAATGCAGAAAGCATCATATCCACCGGGGAGATGAATAAGGTTAAAACTTTGAGAACAAGGGAATAAGCTAATAAATGAGAAAAACTAGCTATTATCTTTAGATTTTAGATGATAGTTACTAATAACTAATTGTGTATATTTAAGCCTAGTATTGAGCTATGACACTTCTACGGAAATAGTCTCTCTATTTGTTAGTCGGGTGCGAGCATACGCGAAAAATTATCCCTGAAATAGGTCCAATTATTAAGCTTTATATGACAACGAGGGTTATCATGGCATCAAAAGCAAAGAAAGACATGCTTCATGATTACAAATTCTACTACCTTCTCTAAGAGGACATGGTTTGGGTTCCTTGGAATCAGGTGGCTGCAAATAAGATTCTGTGAGGCTATTTTCCTGATTTCTTTCTAATTCTCAAGTGAAAGGAAGTATGCAAAAGTATCATCATTAAGGCAAAGCCTTCGTTTCTCTAGAAATTTTTTTGTCGGCTGACTCCTTGGAATCAAGTGGCTACAAGTAGTAGTTTGTGAGACCAGTTTGTAATTAGCTTCTTCCTAATTCTCATGTCTTAAGGAAATAAGCAAAGCATCATCACAAAAACAAACacacatctatatcatgattacAAACTTCACTATAGTTTCTATAAACTTGTGGCTGGATATTCTTCCTGATACTTAAGTCCTAAGGAAGCATGCATGGTATCATTATCAAGGCAAAGATCTCTATTTCATGACTACAATATCTGCAACATTTTCCAAGAAAAAAATTGGTTTGCTTCCTCGGAATCAAGTGCTTGCAAATAGCAGTCAGTATGTGAGACTATTTCCTTGGTCTCTTTATAATATCCGAGTCCTAAGTAATCATCCATAAcataattatttcataattacAAACTCTTCCATAGTTTTGATTAGCTTCCTAAATTTCATGATTGCAAACTCTACTTTGTGTTATCCTTTAAATCTAGTATCTGCAATTAGCAGTTTGTGAGTGATACTTATGTCTTAAGTTGGTGTCCCTTATCCTTATCCCATGATGAAAAGGAGTGCAGATAGACACAGCTAACACCTCCCTGAGGTCATGAGAGAGCACGTGCAGTGTGGACAGTAGCGTGTGAGCCTCTTCTCCGTTTTCTGATCCATGGAAGGTGGGATATTGGAGATCAAATGGTTGTTCTTCCCCTCCCACCAAGTCTTGGGGATGAACAGAAAAGCTTAGCTTCGAATGGAGTGCAGTGCAGGCTGTTAGAATTCACCTCCACTTGCACCAACTACTTCAATCAATACAAGGCAAGTTGATAGGGTTTCTGTGATCA
Coding sequences:
- the LOC103998185 gene encoding U11/U12 small nuclear ribonucleoprotein 65 kDa protein → MSRTFHPTPPPPPPHEPRMAPPPPPNSVPAAEGSSGGAGVAAAATLLVRHLPEAMPYDVLSRLFSHYGASSVRPCAGGRLRNCAFVDFKDEALAAQAQSQLNRLRFLGKVLTVERAGRANLKNADQQNECQSAKDSASTKTSHLNESLVTQKNSSTGEPIAPRLGVDYPFPPNLEYAYPPPDGNILTNMVNALIAVPRFYIQVLHLMNKMNIPAPFRMALPTPPLPPPVPAAAPPPPPPPPTTTSTKPNLNDLSSDESEMESSEEDAESGRNRKRMRREVIVGPAVDKGVAHEDVGLKPVSLVPVIRKKNPVFQIKVTPKPTTKETTDYSGSTKEPDSANQVLEQKVFALPQEIESGKLPPEEILSLPMFKNYSPGNPANVLYIKNLSKDVVVDDFYYIFGSLFESIEAARAGLNIKLMQEGRMRGQAFVTFPSVDLAQNALNLVNGYMFKGKPIIIQFGRNPAAGKGN